DNA sequence from the Chryseobacterium indicum genome:
TATCCAAAGACGGAAACGAAGTGCATGTTTTCGAGAAAAACAGCGACGTGGGAGGAAGAGCAAGACAGTTTACAACGGATAATGGTTACGTATTCGATATGGGACCAAGCTGGTATTGGATGCCCGATATTATCGAAGCTTTTTTTAACGATTTCGGAAGGAAATCTTCGGATTTCTATGATCTTATTCCTCTGAATCCTCAGTTTGAAATGGTATTTTCAGACGGAGTTATGGGAATTCCTGAGAATTATGAAGAAATGAAAAACCTTTTCGAAAGCATAGAAAAAGGCGCAGGAAAACAGCTTGACGAATTCATGAACGACGCACAGTATAAATATGAAGTCGGAATGAAAGATTTCGTAAACAAACCCTGCCATTCATGGTTTGAATTTGTTTCTCCGAAAATTGCGAAAAGTGCTTTGAAACTGGATTTACTCACCAATTTTCAGCGGTTTGTAAGAAAATACTTCAAAAATCCTAAGCTTATTATGCTGATGGAATTTCCTGTAATTTTCTTAGGAGCAGCGCCGAAAGACATCCCCGCTCTTTATAGTTTAATGAACTACGGCGGTTATAAATTAGGAACATGGTATCCGATGGGAGGATTCGCAAAAGTTACGCAGGCAATGATGCAGATTGCTTCTGACGGCGGAGTTCATTTTCATTTCGATTCCAACGTTGAGAAAATTATTCTTGAAAATAACAAAGCGGTTGGTCTGAAAATCAATGGTGAAGAATTAAGATTCGACACGGTTATTGCTTCATCAGATTATCAGCATACCGAAACTTTACTTCCGGAATCTCACAGAAATTATGACGAAAAATATTGGGAAAAGAGAGTTTTTGCACCTTCCTGTCTTATCTATTATTTAGGATTCAACGAAAAAATTCCCAATCTTACGCATCACACTTTATTTTTTGAAAACGATCTTGAGCTTCATACAAACGAAATTTATGAAGATAAAAAGTGGCCAACAAAACCATTATTTTACGCTTGCTGTCCTTCAAAAACAGATAAAGATACCGCGCCGGAAAACGGAGAAAACGTATTTCTTTTGATGCCTGTAGCGCCGGGAATAGAAGATTCTGAAGAAATGAGGGAGAAATATTTCCTTGAAATGATCTCAAGACTGGAAAAACATACAGGAACTTCAGATCTCATTTCTAAATTAGAGTACAAAAGAAGCTATTGCGTAGAAGATTTCAAAAAAGATTATAATGCATACAAAGGCAATGCTTACGGTCTTGCCAATACCTTATCACAAACTGCAGTTTTAAAACCATCTGTAAAAAACAGGAAAGTAAAAAACCTTCTTTACACAGGTCAGCTAACGGTTCCGGGACCGGGAGTTCCGCCATCCAT
Encoded proteins:
- a CDS encoding phytoene desaturase family protein, with product MSRKVAIIGSGFSGLSAASYLSKDGNEVHVFEKNSDVGGRARQFTTDNGYVFDMGPSWYWMPDIIEAFFNDFGRKSSDFYDLIPLNPQFEMVFSDGVMGIPENYEEMKNLFESIEKGAGKQLDEFMNDAQYKYEVGMKDFVNKPCHSWFEFVSPKIAKSALKLDLLTNFQRFVRKYFKNPKLIMLMEFPVIFLGAAPKDIPALYSLMNYGGYKLGTWYPMGGFAKVTQAMMQIASDGGVHFHFDSNVEKIILENNKAVGLKINGEELRFDTVIASSDYQHTETLLPESHRNYDEKYWEKRVFAPSCLIYYLGFNEKIPNLTHHTLFFENDLELHTNEIYEDKKWPTKPLFYACCPSKTDKDTAPENGENVFLLMPVAPGIEDSEEMREKYFLEMISRLEKHTGTSDLISKLEYKRSYCVEDFKKDYNAYKGNAYGLANTLSQTAVLKPSVKNRKVKNLLYTGQLTVPGPGVPPSIISGKIVAREANKLN